TAATCCATTGGTCCAGGGTTCGAGTCCCTGATCGTCCACCACTCACGGGCGAGTGGTGGAATGGCAGACACGCTAGATTTAGGATCTAGTGCCGCAAGGCGTAGGAGTTCAACTCTCCTCTCGCCCACCACAGCCGGTAAAATAGGATATGGATTAGCGTGCGGGGGTGGTTCAGTGGTAGAACGCCACCTTGCCAAGGTGGATGTCGCGGGTTCGAGTCCCGTCCCCCGCTCCAGATTCAACAAAATGGGTATAGGATAGCGGACACTAAGCACGCATGTGCGGCGAGTGCCTAACGTCCTGTATCCTTTTTTTGTGTGCAAATCTAGCCTGAATAATTCGCGAATACGAGTTATTCAGGCCATACAAAAAACACTCTGCAGCAAATTTCACGTTCATCGTGAATAATGCTGGCTAGATTGGAGAAGAACAGACATGTTGGTGAAGCAGGAGCAGAAAAGCCCTTGCGAGGTGGAACTGCATATCAAGGTTGATGCAGAGAAAGTGGATGCAGCCGTTGACGATGCCTATGCCGAACTGGGCAAGGCGGCCAATATTCCCGGTTTTCGAAAAGGTAAGGCTCCCAGAGTCGTCTTGGAGCGTGTGCTGGATCAAGAGAGAGTAAAAGACAGAGCGGCGGACAAGCTCCTCAAAAGCGCGTATATAGAGGCTCTGGAAGAGAGCAAGCTGGAACCGTATGCTCTTGCCGACGTTGATATAATCAAATTCGAGCTTGGCGAGCCTCTTGAGTTCAAGGCTGTCGTGCCGCTTGAACCGAAAGTCGAATTGGGTGACTACAAAGGCATCGACGTCGAGCGAAAAGTCGAGCCTGTGACCGATGAAGGCATCGAGGAGAATATTAAGGGTATTCTTGAGAGACATACTCAGTTTCCCGAAGTGCATGAGCGGGAGGCGCGCGTCGGTGATGTTGTCCGTGTCGAGATGAAGGACGACAGCGATCCGAATGCCGAGATGAAGTCGAATGTGTTCGATATCGGAGATGCTCTCCCGGAGTTCAACAATGGACTTGCGGGGATGAACCCGGATGATGAAAAAGTCATCGGCGTCACATATCCCGACGATTTTCAGGCAGAGGAACTGCGCGGCAAGACGATCCCCTGGCGGGTCAAGATGTGCGAGATTCACGAAAAGAAAGTGCCTGAACTGAGCGATGAGTGGGTCAAAGCGAATTTTGCGCCTGCGCCAAAAGAGGGTGAAGAGCCTGATTCCGAGCAGATCGACACAGTTGAAAAGTTTCGCGCCAAAATAAAATCCGCAATGCAGGAGTCTGAAGAGCACGCAGCGGACGCCGAAGTACGGAATAAGATAGTAGACAAGGTGATCGAGAACGCCAAGGCGGACTTTCCCGGCGTATTGGTAAGTGATAATGTGCAAAAGCACATGGAAGAGCTTGCCAAGAATCTCAAAAAGCGCAATCTGACGATTGACGACTTTCTGAAATACAGGGATATCAAGTTCGAAGACTTGCAAAGCGAGTATGAGGAGTCGGCGAAGAAAGAGCTAAAGAGCAGCATCGTTTTGGGTGAGATCGTTACAAAAGAGGATATAAAGATCGAGGACTCTGATGTCGAGGAAGCTCTTCAGGTCATGGCGGATGAAAACAGGGTTCCTGTAGAGACTATAAGGGCTTACGTAGACAAAACAAAGAGTATGCCGGACGTCCGAAATCGAATTCTGACCAAAAAAGTTATAGACTTTCTGGTCAATGCTTCCAATATTAAAAACGTAGAATAGTTGAAAGGAGTTCAACTAATGGCGCTAGTACCGATGGTTGTGGAGCAGAGTGCGCGGGGCGAGCGCGCATATGATATTTATTCCAGGCTGTTGAAGGACAGGATTATTTTCATCGGCACCCCGATTGACGATGACATTGCCAACCTGGTAATGGCTCAGATGCTTTTCCTGCAGAAAGAGGACCCTGATCGGGATATAGAGCTTTATATCAACAGTCCCGGCGGCTCAGTGATTGCCGGATTGGCGATATATGATACAATGCAGATAATAAAGCCCGACGTTGCGACCATGTGCGTGGGGCACGCCATGAGTATGGCTGCGGTGCTGCTGGCCGGCGGCGCTAAGGGTAAGCGCCTTGCTCTGCCGAATTCGAGGATCATGATCCACCAGGGCAGCGCCGGTTTTCACGGCACGCCGTCCGATATAGACATTGTGGCTAAGGAAGTCCTGCGCTACAAATCACTGCTGGTCGATCTGCTGGCCAAACACTCCGGCCAGCCTCGCGATAAGGTCGAGAAAGACATTGACCGCGACTACTATATGTCACCCGAAGAGGCTGAGGAATACGGCATAGTGGACAAAGTGCTCACGGCGTCGGAGTAGGGATTAGGAAATAGGAATCAGTTGATAGGTTCAGTTCGGGCTGGATATCCGATCCGGCCCGAAAGTGAACTCTGCGATTTTTTATCGCTGACAAGCTTTATATTTGGTGAGCGAACACACAACTCACAATCCATAATTCAAAACTCATTTAACCCGCAACCGTTTTTTGTAGGGGGATACGAATTTGGCCAGGATCGGATATGATCGCACCGGTGAGAGGTGCGCACTCTGCGGCAAGAGCCGCGATCAGGTTAAAAAGCTCCTCGTAGGTGTCTACGGTGGGATATGTATCGAATGTGTCGAGCTTTGCAACGACATCATAAGGGGCGAGGCCGGTCAGAGCGATGACTTTTCATCGATAGGCTCCGTGCCCAAACCCAAGGAAATTTATCGAATACTCAGTCAGTATGTGGTCGGTCAGGAAAAGGCGAAGAGGTCGCTGTCGGTGGCTGTGTACAACCACTTCAAGCGCATCAATTCCAACATGTCCGATGTCGAGCTTCAGAAGTCCAACATTATGCTCATCGGACCCACCGGCTCGGGCAAGACGCTGCTTGCGCAGACTCTGGCCAAGATTCTCAATGTTCCCTTTGCCATAGCGGACGCCACTTCTCTTACAGAGGCTGGTTATGTCGGCGAGGATGTGGAGAATATTCTTCTCAAGCTCCTGCAGGCTGCGGACACCGGCGGCAGCATCCAGGACACCGTCAAAAACGCCCAGCGCGGCATTATATACATCGACGAGATAGACAAGATCGCGCGCAAGTCCGACAACCCGTCGATCACGCGTGATGTCTCGGGTGAGGGTGTACAGCAGGCTCTGCTGAAGATCCTCGAGGGCACTGTGGCGGCTGTTCCTCCGCAGGGCGGCAGGAAGCATCCACAGCAGGAATATGTCCATATCGACACCACCAATGTGCTCTTCATATGCGGCGGCGCTTTCGACGGTCTGGAAGATATCATTGGCCGCAGAATATCGGATAATTCGATGGGGTTCCGCGCGGAGGCCAAAAGCAAGGTCAAGAAAAATCCGGGCGAGATGTTCAAGCATGTGCTGCCCGAAGACCTCCTGAAGTTCGGGTTGATCCCTGAATTCATAGGCAGGCTTCCAGTGATGGCTACTCTGGATTCGCTCGATGAGGATGCGCTGGTCAAGATTCTGACTCAGCCAAAGAATGCGCTTGTCAAGCAATACAAGAAGTTCTTTGAATACGACGGGGTCGACCTCGTCGTAACGGATGACGCGCTGACTGCAATATCGAAAGAGGCGATGAAGCGCGGAATGGGAGCCAGAGCACTGCGCTCCATCATCGAAGAAGTGATGCTCAACATCATGTACGAGCTGCCTTCATGCCAGGACGTGAAGAAGTGCATTATTACCGAAGATACTATCGTCAACAAGAAGGAACCCACGCTCGTTACCCTGAGCGAGGTTAAGCAAGCGTCGTAGTATGGCTTATTTGGATCATGACAGTCAGGAAGAAATTTCACATGCGCTGGATGGTCTGCAGTTGCCTCGCAAGCTGCCGAGAATACTCCCGGTGTTACCGGTCAGAGACAGCGTATACTTTCCGCATATGCTTTTTCCGCTCTTTCTGGGCAGGGAAAAGTCTATTCGCGCGCTCGATTATGCCCTCGAAAAGAACCGATATCTGCTGCTGGTAGCGCAGAAGGAGGTTTCTACGGAGGACCCGACACCCGACGATGTATACTGGGTGGGGACGGTCGTCGAGGTGATGCAGGTGCTGCGCGTGCCGGACGGTACGGTCCGTGCTACGCTCGAAGGTATCGACAGGGCGCAGATCACGAAGTTCGTTCACACCGACCCGTTCTTCAAGGCCAGGGTCCGCATACTCAGCAGCCCCGAAGTCACAGGGGCTAATGTGGAAGCGCTGATGCGCAGCGTGGTCACCGTTTTCGATCAGATCGTTCAGAATCAGGGCGGATATAACGGTCACCCGATCCCGCCTGAGCTGATGATGAATGTTGTCGGCATAGAGGAGCCGGGCAAGCTGGTCGATACGATCATCCCTCATCTGCCTATAAAGACCGAGATCAAGCAGGATGTTCTGGAGACGGTCGACGTCATCGGGCGGCTGGAAAAGCTCAACACACTGCTGCAAAAAGAGATGGAGGTGCTGGATATTCAGCGCAACATCCGCAGCCGTGTGGAAAAAGAGATGGGTGATATGCAGCGCGAGTATATACTCCGCGAGCAGCTCAAGGCGATCCAGCAGGAACTTGGTGACCGCGACGGGCATGCGAGTGAGGGCGATGATTATAAGACAAGGATCGCCGAAGCGAAGATGCCTGAAGAGGTCGAGTCCAAGGCTATGAAGGAACTGGACCGGCTGGATAAGATGCCGTTTGCATCACCCGAGGGAGCCGTCATACGCAATTATCTCGATTGGCTGATTGCGCTGCCATGGGCACTGTGGTCGGAGGAATCGCTGGATATTGGTGGAGCCGAGAATGTGCTCAATGCCGATCATTTCGGTCTGGACAAGGTCAAGGAGCGAGTGCTTGAGTTCCTCGCCGTCCGCAAGTTGGCAAATGATATCAAAGGCCCGATCTTATGTTTTGTGGGACCCCCAGGTGTCGGCAAGACGAGTATAGGCAAGTCTATCGCGAAGTCGATGGGACGCAAATTTTACAGGCTATCACTTGGCGGCGTGCGTGATGAGGCAGAGATTCGTGGACACAGGCGGACATATGTCGGTGCACTGCCCGGCAGAATAATCCAGGGTATCAGACAGGTTGGCGCGCGCAACCCGGTCTTCATGCTCGATGAGATCGACAAAATCGGCACGGACTTCAGGGGTGACCCGTCATCGGCTCTGCTGGAGGCTCTTGACCCCGAGCAGAACGATTCTTTCAGCGATCATTACCTGGAAGTGCCGTTCAATTTGCGTGATGTGATGTTCATCACGACCGCAAATGTGCTGGAGACGATCCCGCCCGCTCTTCGAGACAGGATGGAGATAATCAGGTTCTCCGGCTACATCGAGGACGAGAAGCTGGAGATTGCAAAGCGTTTTCTCCTGCCGAAGCAGATTAAAGAAAATGGCCTCACAAGCGATTTGCTCTCGATATATGAGCCTGCGCTGCGGCGGATAATACGCGAATATACTCGCGAAGCCGGAGTGCGCGGCTTGGAACGCAAGATCGGCACTATCTGTCGCAAAGTGGCCAAAGAAGTGGCGACGGGCAAGACTACCAAGACCACCGTCCGCGAAAAGGATATCAAGACCTATCTGGGCACGCAGAAGTATCACTTCGGCAGAGCGGAAGAAAAGGATGAAATCGCTGCGGTGACCGGCCTGGTATATACTGAGTTTGGCGGGGATGTCATCTCCATCGAGACCGTGTTGATGAAGTCCGAAAAGGGCAATCTCATCCTGACCGGTCAGTTGGGTGATGTGATGAAAGAGTCTGCTCAAGCTGCTCTGACATACGTTCGATCACGTGCAAGGACTCTGGGTATTGATGAGGAATTCAGCTCTCGCACTGATATTCACATCCATGTCCCGGAGGGAGCCGTGCCCAAAGACGGTCCGTCCGCAGGTGTCACTATCGCCACTGCGATTGCATCGGCTCTCACAAAGCGGCCTGTGCGCAGGGATGTTGCAATGACCGGTGAGATCACTCTGCGTGGTCGTGTTTTGCCCATAGGCGGGGTCAAGGAGAAGGTGCTTGCGGCTCATAGAGCGGGCATAAGGACGGTTATCCTGCCCAGGGAAAACGAAAATGACATCGAAGAGATACCATCGAATGTTCGAGACGAGATGACTTTCCATCTGGTCGATCATGCCGATGAGGTGTTGGATTTGGCTCTTCTTCAGAGCAAATAGACAAAAGAACCTACATGTAAAAGTAATGCCCCGCCCACAATATGAGCGGGGCATCGTTTTTTAGTCTATCCATACCTGATTAAGGGCAGGTAGGACAAGGCGTAGGACATGTCGGACAAGTTGCCGGCGGACATGTCGTAGGACATGTCGGACATGTTGCCGGTGGACAGCATGGTCCTGCACCAGTGGACGACGGGCATACCGGACATACTTCACCATATCTCGACAGCCAGTTTTGTAAAGCGACAATTTCCTTGGATGTCGAGTTCACAACAATCCTTGCCTGATCACGAAGTCCCGGCATAGTCGCCTTGGAGAGAGCAAGCTGTGCCGCCGCTCTGTTTTGCTCCAGCAGTCCGATCATTGTCTTGACGTATGGAACGTTATAATCAGCACCGCAGCACTGCTTCAGACTGTCCATGACACACTGTATCCTGTTATAGTCCGCGGTCAGGGTGCACATTCCCTGTTTTTGTGCCCAGTAAGCCAGTTTCTGGCTTTGCTTAGTCTGTTCATAACGTATCTTGCCCGACAAGTCTCTGATAGCCTTGTTTGTGGACAACTGTATTCCTTGAGTGGCAAGCGCAGCGATGTCACTGTGCTGTTGATACATCAGGCGCATAAAGGCCTGGTCGAAGTCACAGCCGCACAAATCCGCAAGTTCTGGACAAGGTCCTGCACCTATACTCGCAGGCTCGGCAGGACATGTCAGACATGGTGCTGGACATGTCGGGCACGCCGGCTCGCATCCACATTCCGCAAACAGCGTAGTTGGAACGGCTGCAAACATCAACGCCAGCAACGTGATGCCTAGGTATCTCATTTTTCACTGCCTCCTGTTGTTTTCTATATGCCCCGGTATCTTTGTTCCCTCTCATGCCAATCAACAAACGGTCTGATAATATGCAATTGAAACATAGATTGTTTACCGAGTATGCATAACGCCCCGGAGATTTTCCGGGGCGTTATAAAATGTCAAAATCCCACAGGCCATTATGGGCATGGCTTGGGACATGGAGTCGGACAAGGCGTAGGACACGGTGTCGGACATGGAGTTGGGCAGGTTGTCGAAGGACAAACCTTGTCGCCTATCCATTTGACGAGCGTGCTAATTTCTTTTTGAGTAGCAGCAAGTGAGCATGACGCCGCATCCCTGAGTTCCTTTGTCGGTGACTGCGCCACAGCCATTTGGTCCGCGTCACGCTGCTGTGAGAGCAGCATCGAGAGTGTTCTTGCGTATTCAGCATTGAAATTACAGTCATCGCACTTGGGCAGAGTATTCACAATCGCCTGCACCTTTGAATAGTCGACCGGCAGCGGGCAGATATTGCATGTTCTTGCCCAAGCAGCCAGTTTTTCGTTCATCACGGTCTGCTCTTTACGAATAGTCGTGGACAAGTCCTTCAGACACCTGTCGGTCGTCTGTTCAATGCCTTGAGTTGTGAATGCGCTGATCGTCGTATGCAGTTGATACATAGTCTGCATGTAGGTCTTGTCGAAGTCCGCACCGCATAGTCCCTGCAGATTTGCTGCCGGCCCGGAGCCCAGCGCAGAAGCAACTGCCTTTGTTGCCGCTGGGCATCCCGAAATACATGACGGACAAGTCGGGCATTCCGGTTTGCACGGCTGCGTCGTCGACGGACAACATGTTTGTGCGGACAGTGCCGCAGCTGCGAAAACGATGGCGAGAGCGAACATAATTATGTACACGTGTCGCATACTATACCTCCCAAAGTCAGTAGTTTGCGTAACCCATAATTACCCGTCACGTATAAACAACAAACCGTCAATTAACGTGCAGGCAATAATTGATCGTCCGAGAAATTTCTGCACCGGTGCTTCTATGCTGATTTCCGACTCAGCAGAAGCCTTAACTTTCCTATTGTGACAGGAGGGCGAGCCTCCCGCCGAGCCGGATTATTAATTGCCGGAGGTTGACAGCCCACAGGCTTGATCCCTATAATTTGCGTGGCTGCAAAGTGCCAGGAGGCAAAAGATGGGTCCGGTAAAGAATCAATCGCTCTCGGAGCGTCGGAAGAGAAGGAAGGCGATTATTGCATGGACACTTGCCGTGGCGCTGTGGGCAGTCTTCGCGGTCAAAGAGAGCGAAACCAAACCAAAACTGCCAAAAGCGGATGCATCTGTTATGAGCATCGTATTGAAGCATCTGGATCACGAGTCGCATAATCCACTTTTCGGCAATACCAATATCAGTGTGAGCAAAGATGATAAATAAGCTCAAAATACCACTGATTGCGATTGCAGTGCTCGCGCTCGGCATAATAATCTATCCTAAGCCTCCGCATGTAAATGGCAGTGCACTGCTGCGAAAGGTTCTTCGCGCACAGCAAAAAGTATGTTACGGGGCTTTACAGGAGCATACCACGGTAATACTCGACAGAAAAATCCGTTCCACAATATACACCAAGAACGACTTCTACGAAATAACGAAGTCCACTGATATCGAGCCTTTAATATTACGCAACTATATACCGCTGGTCGAAGGACAGGACCGAATAGCAGGGCGAGAGACATGGATTCTGCGGCTGAAGCCGCGCGTCAAACAAATGCCCTGGAAGCAGATATGGGTGGACAAACACAAATATGTTATCCTTGCGTCTCGTGATTGGACAGCATACAATGTGGTCAAACGCTCCATGAAGACCGTCTCGATTTCATTTGAAGGCGGATCTTTACGCAAGATAAAGTCCGGGAAAAACAGACCGACCTCGAAGTGTGATATCCCCAAACCATCATATATCCCGCATGGCTTTGTGCCGGTTAGTGCCGACAAAGACACTATGGTCTACTCCGATGGTCTCTATTCGATCAGCATAACCAGATCGAATAAGTTCACTCCGCAAAAGAAAGTAGCGCTCGACTGTGGCCAGGGACTAATATTCTCCACAGGTCGATATACGGTTGTTGCCGACCTGCCTGCAGACAAGATCGAGCGAATCGCCCATTCGATAGCCCCATAGTCATACTGTTTCACGCCTCCCGCCTTGGGGAAAGAACAAATGTGATGCTAAATTCTAACCTCTTACTTCTTACCTCTAACTTCTAGAACGGGGGTGCGCGGCGTGACATTACAAGACGAAGTGCTTGCCGGGCTTGTCAACAATGCGATAAACCAGGACAAACGCCTTGCGGGTCAGACGATAGCTGTACGCGTGGCGAATGGTGATGTCTTCCTAAAGGGTATAGTCGATTCTGAGGAAGACAGAAATCTCGCCCAACTGGTAGCTGCAGGCGTGGCGGGAGCACGGCAAATTTTTGTCGAAGAACTTAGAGTCAGAGAGGCAGAGACATGAGCTGCGGATATTTCTCGGAAGATGGCGGGGAGTATATCATCACCCGCCCTGATACGCCGCGCCCATGGGCGAATTACCTGACCAACGGCCGCTACTGCGCCATATGTTCGCAGACAGGCGGCGGGCATTCATTTTTCGAGACATCGGGTTATAACCGCGTAACTCGCGAGCTTCCACAGACAGTCGTCCTGCAGGACAGACCCGGTAGATATATTTATCTGCGCGACGCCGAGACAGGTGAATACTGGAGCGCAAACTGGCAGCCGATATGTGACGACACGTCAAATTTCGAGGCACGTCACGGCATCGGCTATACGCAAATCATAAGGTCCGCCAATGGCATCGAGAGCAGCATCACATACTACGTGCCTCCGAGGGACGATGTCGAAGTCTGGATGGTGTCGCTCAAGAATATTTCAGGGAAGAAGCGCGAAATCCAGGCGTTTCCTTATGTGAAGTGGGACCTTGCAAATTATCTCTTTAATGCCACGGAGGCCAATTTCTCCGCATTGTTTAATGAATCGAGCGTAGAGGACGGCACAATATTTGTCAGCAGCCGCTATTGGAACATAACTCTCGGCACAACGGGCAACCCCAATGCCAGGTGGGACAAGTGGGCATTCATGACGTCGAGTGCGCCTGTTGAGGCTCATGACTGCTTTGAAGAAGAGTTCATGGGCATGTATCGTGACTATTCAAATCCTCAGGCGATAGAGGAGGGGCAGCTCCGCAACAGCCAGGGTCAGGGCAGGGATATAATGGCTGCGCTGCAGCACAGATTTGTTCTTGAGCCTGGTGAGGAGGCGCGTTTTAACGTGCTTGTCGGCGTGGTCTTTCATAAAGAGGCGGCCTGGAGCCTGAGAGACAGATATAACGAGTGGGAAGAAGCCGAACGCGGGCTTGTCGAAGTAAATCGATATTGGGAGGGCTATCTCGGCAGGACAAATGCCGAGACTCCCAGCCGCGAATTCAACCTGTCGTTTAATATCTGGAACAAGTATCAGTCCTGGGTGACCTCGCGTTGGACCAGGATGGACTCATATTACTTGGGCGGCGGCTCGATTATCGGATTTCGAGATAGTTGGCAGGATATGCTTGCCGTCCTTCCAAATGATCTCGCCTGGGCACGTGAGCACGTTATCTATATGCTGGAGCACCAGTTCCCTGACGGCAGCACCCTGCACAACTGGGACCCATTGACAAATATCGGCTCAAAGACCGGCCATTCGGACGATCCGATGTGGCTGGTGCTCGGTGTGGTGGAGTATCTGAAGGAGTCGGGCGATCTGATGTTTCTGGATGAGGCCGTCAAATACTATGACAGTGGGTCGGAAACAGTCCGCATGCATGTTTTGAGAGCCATCGATTATACGCTCGATCACATGAGCGAACGCGGAATTCCACTCATCATGGCAGCCGACTGGAACGACGGCCTGGACTATGTCGGCAGGCAGGGACGCGGTGAAAGCGCCATGGTTGCGGGTCACCTGGCATGGATGCTGCGCGAAGTGGCGGCGCTGATGTGGTTTGTGGGCAGCGATGCGCAGGCTCAGAAATATGTGGAAGAACGCGACAGACTCGTAAGGAATATAAATCTGCATCTCTGGGATGGGCAGTGGTATATCAGGGGGACCCGTGATGACGGTGAGGCGTTCGGTTCATCGCGAAATATCGAGGGTCGTATATATCTAAATGCTCAGTCCTGGATGATTATGGGGACCGCCACATCCAAAAACCGTGCCATTCGATGCATGAACTCTGTGAAGGACCATCTGAACACGCCATATGGTCC
The nucleotide sequence above comes from bacterium. Encoded proteins:
- the tig gene encoding trigger factor codes for the protein MLVKQEQKSPCEVELHIKVDAEKVDAAVDDAYAELGKAANIPGFRKGKAPRVVLERVLDQERVKDRAADKLLKSAYIEALEESKLEPYALADVDIIKFELGEPLEFKAVVPLEPKVELGDYKGIDVERKVEPVTDEGIEENIKGILERHTQFPEVHEREARVGDVVRVEMKDDSDPNAEMKSNVFDIGDALPEFNNGLAGMNPDDEKVIGVTYPDDFQAEELRGKTIPWRVKMCEIHEKKVPELSDEWVKANFAPAPKEGEEPDSEQIDTVEKFRAKIKSAMQESEEHAADAEVRNKIVDKVIENAKADFPGVLVSDNVQKHMEELAKNLKKRNLTIDDFLKYRDIKFEDLQSEYEESAKKELKSSIVLGEIVTKEDIKIEDSDVEEALQVMADENRVPVETIRAYVDKTKSMPDVRNRILTKKVIDFLVNASNIKNVE
- a CDS encoding ATP-dependent Clp protease proteolytic subunit → MALVPMVVEQSARGERAYDIYSRLLKDRIIFIGTPIDDDIANLVMAQMLFLQKEDPDRDIELYINSPGGSVIAGLAIYDTMQIIKPDVATMCVGHAMSMAAVLLAGGAKGKRLALPNSRIMIHQGSAGFHGTPSDIDIVAKEVLRYKSLLVDLLAKHSGQPRDKVEKDIDRDYYMSPEEAEEYGIVDKVLTASE
- the clpX gene encoding ATP-dependent Clp protease ATP-binding subunit ClpX, yielding MARIGYDRTGERCALCGKSRDQVKKLLVGVYGGICIECVELCNDIIRGEAGQSDDFSSIGSVPKPKEIYRILSQYVVGQEKAKRSLSVAVYNHFKRINSNMSDVELQKSNIMLIGPTGSGKTLLAQTLAKILNVPFAIADATSLTEAGYVGEDVENILLKLLQAADTGGSIQDTVKNAQRGIIYIDEIDKIARKSDNPSITRDVSGEGVQQALLKILEGTVAAVPPQGGRKHPQQEYVHIDTTNVLFICGGAFDGLEDIIGRRISDNSMGFRAEAKSKVKKNPGEMFKHVLPEDLLKFGLIPEFIGRLPVMATLDSLDEDALVKILTQPKNALVKQYKKFFEYDGVDLVVTDDALTAISKEAMKRGMGARALRSIIEEVMLNIMYELPSCQDVKKCIITEDTIVNKKEPTLVTLSEVKQAS
- the lon gene encoding endopeptidase La; its protein translation is MAYLDHDSQEEISHALDGLQLPRKLPRILPVLPVRDSVYFPHMLFPLFLGREKSIRALDYALEKNRYLLLVAQKEVSTEDPTPDDVYWVGTVVEVMQVLRVPDGTVRATLEGIDRAQITKFVHTDPFFKARVRILSSPEVTGANVEALMRSVVTVFDQIVQNQGGYNGHPIPPELMMNVVGIEEPGKLVDTIIPHLPIKTEIKQDVLETVDVIGRLEKLNTLLQKEMEVLDIQRNIRSRVEKEMGDMQREYILREQLKAIQQELGDRDGHASEGDDYKTRIAEAKMPEEVESKAMKELDRLDKMPFASPEGAVIRNYLDWLIALPWALWSEESLDIGGAENVLNADHFGLDKVKERVLEFLAVRKLANDIKGPILCFVGPPGVGKTSIGKSIAKSMGRKFYRLSLGGVRDEAEIRGHRRTYVGALPGRIIQGIRQVGARNPVFMLDEIDKIGTDFRGDPSSALLEALDPEQNDSFSDHYLEVPFNLRDVMFITTANVLETIPPALRDRMEIIRFSGYIEDEKLEIAKRFLLPKQIKENGLTSDLLSIYEPALRRIIREYTREAGVRGLERKIGTICRKVAKEVATGKTTKTTVREKDIKTYLGTQKYHFGRAEEKDEIAAVTGLVYTEFGGDVISIETVLMKSEKGNLILTGQLGDVMKESAQAALTYVRSRARTLGIDEEFSSRTDIHIHVPEGAVPKDGPSAGVTIATAIASALTKRPVRRDVAMTGEITLRGRVLPIGGVKEKVLAAHRAGIRTVILPRENENDIEEIPSNVRDEMTFHLVDHADEVLDLALLQSK
- a CDS encoding DUF305 domain-containing protein; translation: MRYLGITLLALMFAAVPTTLFAECGCEPACPTCPAPCLTCPAEPASIGAGPCPELADLCGCDFDQAFMRLMYQQHSDIAALATQGIQLSTNKAIRDLSGKIRYEQTKQSQKLAYWAQKQGMCTLTADYNRIQCVMDSLKQCCGADYNVPYVKTMIGLLEQNRAAAQLALSKATMPGLRDQARIVVNSTSKEIVALQNWLSRYGEVCPVCPSSTGAGPCCPPATCPTCPTTCPPATCPTCPTPCPTCP
- a CDS encoding DUF4142 domain-containing protein, which gives rise to MRHVYIIMFALAIVFAAAALSAQTCCPSTTQPCKPECPTCPSCISGCPAATKAVASALGSGPAANLQGLCGADFDKTYMQTMYQLHTTISAFTTQGIEQTTDRCLKDLSTTIRKEQTVMNEKLAAWARTCNICPLPVDYSKVQAIVNTLPKCDDCNFNAEYARTLSMLLSQQRDADQMAVAQSPTKELRDAASCSLAATQKEISTLVKWIGDKVCPSTTCPTPCPTPCPTPCPTPCPKPCP
- a CDS encoding BON domain-containing protein, translated to MTLQDEVLAGLVNNAINQDKRLAGQTIAVRVANGDVFLKGIVDSEEDRNLAQLVAAGVAGARQIFVEELRVREAET
- a CDS encoding glycosyl transferase family 36 — its product is MSCGYFSEDGGEYIITRPDTPRPWANYLTNGRYCAICSQTGGGHSFFETSGYNRVTRELPQTVVLQDRPGRYIYLRDAETGEYWSANWQPICDDTSNFEARHGIGYTQIIRSANGIESSITYYVPPRDDVEVWMVSLKNISGKKREIQAFPYVKWDLANYLFNATEANFSALFNESSVEDGTIFVSSRYWNITLGTTGNPNARWDKWAFMTSSAPVEAHDCFEEEFMGMYRDYSNPQAIEEGQLRNSQGQGRDIMAALQHRFVLEPGEEARFNVLVGVVFHKEAAWSLRDRYNEWEEAERGLVEVNRYWEGYLGRTNAETPSREFNLSFNIWNKYQSWVTSRWTRMDSYYLGGGSIIGFRDSWQDMLAVLPNDLAWAREHVIYMLEHQFPDGSTLHNWDPLTNIGSKTGHSDDPMWLVLGVVEYLKESGDLMFLDEAVKYYDSGSETVRMHVLRAIDYTLDHMSERGIPLIMAADWNDGLDYVGRQGRGESAMVAGHLAWMLREVAALMWFVGSDAQAQKYVEERDRLVRNINLHLWDGQWYIRGTRDDGEAFGSSRNIEGRIYLNAQSWMIMGTATSKNRAIRCMNSVKDHLNTPYGPALFLPAYREPDPKLGIITRFAPGTKENGTIFCHPVAWAIMAECILGRGDQAYEYWKEVSFVHRGEQDQDTYKADPYVYCEYIHGPDSKYYGQGEFSWTTGTAAWMWKVALDWILGVRAEIRGLLIDPCIPSEWDSYKVVRRFRRATYEVTVENPEHVSHGVKEIYVDGMSHDSYLLPVFPGGETHQIRVVMGEPTVKIEMTAEIVSEEISMSTD